The following proteins come from a genomic window of Pseudomonas sp. Z8(2022):
- a CDS encoding DUF721 domain-containing protein, whose product MSFRPLPAQAPAKLLREAKPLKALFGQAQRLTHLQRLVESQLQPAAREHCHVASWRDGCLLLIVTDGHWATRLRYQQKRLQRQLQALEEFATLTKILFKVQPQGGQIRGTGRTLHLSDSAAQSIQATAEGISDPRLRAALERLASHTQKNE is encoded by the coding sequence ATGTCGTTTCGTCCCTTGCCGGCCCAGGCACCCGCCAAGCTTCTGCGCGAAGCCAAGCCCCTGAAAGCGCTGTTCGGTCAGGCGCAACGCCTTACCCACCTGCAGCGTCTTGTCGAAAGCCAGCTGCAGCCGGCAGCCAGGGAACACTGTCACGTGGCGTCCTGGCGCGACGGCTGTCTGCTATTGATAGTGACCGATGGCCACTGGGCAACACGCCTGCGTTATCAGCAAAAAAGACTGCAACGACAACTGCAGGCACTTGAAGAGTTCGCGACCTTAACGAAAATTCTGTTCAAGGTGCAACCACAAGGCGGCCAGATTCGTGGAACCGGTCGCACCTTGCACTTGTCTGATAGCGCCGCACAAAGTATCCAGGCAACAGCCGAAGGTATCAGCGACCCCAGGCTACGTGCCGCATTGGAGCGCCTGGCCAGCCATACGCAGAAGAACGAGTAA
- a CDS encoding Nudix family hydrolase: protein MKRIHVAAAVIRGVDGRILIARRPEDKHQGGLWEFPGGKVEEGEAVRAALDRELEEELGIRPQAARPLIQIRHDYPDKQVLLDVWEVSSFTGEPHGAEGQPLAWASERQLLEYQFPAANNPIVAAARLPDRYLITPDGLQPGELLAGIRSALAQGGRLIQLRAPNMFDPQYRDLAVDVQGLCAGKAQLMLKGPLEWLGDFPAAGWHLTSEQLRKYAAGGRPFPRDRWLAASCHGAEELALAAQMGVDFVTLSPVQATATHPEARPLGWEAASAMLSHFNLPAYLLGGVAPSDIERAWQSGAQGVAGIRAFWPQ, encoded by the coding sequence TTGAAGCGTATTCATGTCGCGGCAGCGGTGATCCGGGGTGTCGATGGACGCATCCTGATCGCCAGACGGCCCGAGGACAAACACCAGGGCGGCCTGTGGGAATTCCCCGGTGGCAAGGTGGAGGAGGGTGAAGCTGTACGCGCCGCCCTGGATCGTGAGCTGGAGGAGGAGCTGGGCATTCGGCCGCAGGCAGCGCGCCCGCTGATCCAGATCCGCCACGACTACCCGGACAAGCAGGTGCTGCTGGACGTCTGGGAAGTCTCGTCCTTCACCGGCGAGCCGCATGGTGCGGAAGGCCAACCGCTGGCCTGGGCCAGCGAGCGGCAACTGCTTGAATACCAGTTTCCCGCGGCCAACAACCCCATAGTCGCCGCTGCGCGTCTGCCTGATCGCTACCTGATCACTCCGGATGGTCTGCAGCCGGGCGAGCTGCTGGCTGGGATCCGCAGTGCCCTGGCGCAAGGGGGGCGGCTGATTCAGCTGCGTGCGCCGAACATGTTCGACCCGCAGTACCGTGATCTGGCGGTCGATGTGCAGGGCCTGTGCGCCGGCAAGGCGCAGCTGATGCTCAAGGGGCCGCTGGAATGGCTGGGCGATTTCCCCGCAGCCGGTTGGCATCTGACCTCCGAACAACTGCGCAAGTATGCCGCGGGCGGTCGCCCTTTCCCCAGGGATCGCTGGCTGGCAGCGTCCTGCCATGGGGCCGAGGAGTTGGCGCTGGCAGCGCAGATGGGCGTGGACTTCGTCACTCTGTCGCCGGTGCAGGCGACCGCGACTCATCCCGAGGCGCGGCCGCTGGGCTGGGAGGCGGCCAGTGCAATGCTGAGCCATTTCAACCTGCCGGCCTATCTGCTCGGCGGTGTTGCTCCGAGCGATATCGAACGTGCCTGGCAGAGCGGTGCACAAGGTGTGGCGGGTATCCGCGCGTTCTGGCCGCAGTAG
- the secA gene encoding preprotein translocase subunit SecA has protein sequence MFAPLLKKLFGSKNEREVKRMLKTVQAVNALEEQMIALSDEQLRGKTEEFKARLAKGETLDQLLPEAFAVCREAGKRVMGMRHFDVQLIGGMTLHEGKIAEMRTGEGKTLVGTLAVYLNALSGKGVHVVTVNEYLARRDANWMRPLYEFLGLSVGIVTPFQPPEEKRAAYAADITYGTNNEFGFDYLRDNMAFSLEDKFQRELNFAVIDEVDSILIDEARTPLIISGQAEDSSKMYVEINRLIPRLKQHIEEEEGVVTQEGHYKVDEKSRQVELNEAGHQYVEEMLTAAGLLAEGESLYSAHNLGLLTHVYAGLRAHKLFHRNVEYIVQDGQVILIDEHTGRTMPGRRLSEGLHQAIEAKEGVNIQAESQTLASTTFQNYFRLYNKLSGMTGTADTEAFEFRQIYGLDVMVIPTNKPVARKDFNDLVYLTQEEKYQAIIADIKECQAQGRPVLVGTATIETSEYVSQLLNREGIEHKVLNAKFHDKEAEIIAQAGRPGALTIATNMAGRGTDILLGGNWEVEVAALENPTEEQIAQIKAEWQKRHQQVIEAGGLHVIASERHESRRIDNQLRGRAGRQGDPGSSRFYLSLEDNLMRIFASDRVKNFMKALGMQSGEAIEHRMVTNAIEKAQRKVEGRNFDMRKQLLEFDDVANEQRKVIYHMRNSLLAADNVGDTIAEFREEVLTAAINNHIPPQSMPEQWDVAGLEATLQSDFGIKLPIQQWLDEDDKLYEETLRERILAELLAAYNEKETQASAEALRTFEKQILLRVLDDLWKDHLSTMDHLRHGIHLRGYAQKNPKQEYKRESFALFQELLESIKRDTIRVLSHVQVRREDPAEEEARLRREAEAMAERMQFQHADASALASEEKDGEQGDVAVATAPVRAEAKVGRNEPCPCGSGKKYKHCHGQIG, from the coding sequence ATGTTTGCGCCTCTGTTGAAAAAACTTTTCGGAAGCAAGAATGAGCGTGAAGTAAAGCGCATGCTCAAGACGGTGCAGGCCGTCAACGCCCTCGAAGAGCAGATGATCGCCCTCTCGGACGAGCAGCTGCGCGGCAAGACCGAAGAGTTCAAGGCCCGTCTGGCCAAGGGCGAAACGCTCGACCAGCTGCTTCCCGAAGCCTTCGCGGTGTGCCGCGAGGCGGGCAAGCGCGTCATGGGCATGCGCCACTTCGATGTGCAGCTGATCGGTGGCATGACCCTGCACGAAGGCAAGATCGCCGAGATGCGCACCGGTGAGGGCAAGACCCTCGTGGGTACCCTGGCGGTTTACCTCAATGCGCTGTCCGGCAAGGGCGTGCACGTGGTCACGGTCAACGAATACCTGGCCCGTCGTGACGCCAACTGGATGCGTCCGCTGTACGAATTCCTCGGTCTTTCCGTGGGCATCGTCACTCCGTTCCAGCCGCCGGAAGAGAAGCGCGCCGCCTACGCCGCCGACATTACCTACGGCACCAACAACGAATTCGGTTTCGACTACCTGCGCGACAACATGGCCTTCAGCCTGGAAGACAAGTTCCAGCGCGAGCTTAACTTCGCCGTGATCGACGAAGTCGACTCCATCCTCATCGACGAAGCCCGTACCCCGCTGATCATCTCTGGCCAGGCCGAAGACAGCTCGAAGATGTACGTCGAGATCAATCGACTGATTCCTCGCCTGAAGCAGCACATCGAGGAAGAAGAGGGCGTGGTCACTCAGGAAGGCCACTACAAGGTCGACGAGAAAAGCCGTCAGGTCGAGCTCAACGAAGCCGGCCACCAGTACGTCGAGGAGATGCTCACCGCTGCCGGCCTGCTGGCCGAAGGCGAGAGCCTCTACTCCGCCCACAACCTAGGCCTGCTGACCCACGTCTACGCCGGCCTGCGTGCGCACAAGCTGTTCCATCGCAATGTCGAATACATCGTGCAGGACGGTCAGGTCATCCTGATCGATGAGCACACCGGCCGTACCATGCCGGGTCGCCGCCTCTCCGAAGGTCTGCACCAGGCCATCGAGGCCAAGGAAGGGGTGAATATCCAGGCCGAGAGCCAGACTCTTGCCTCGACCACCTTCCAGAACTACTTCCGCCTCTACAACAAGCTGTCCGGCATGACCGGTACCGCCGATACCGAGGCTTTCGAGTTCCGCCAGATCTATGGTCTGGACGTGATGGTGATTCCGACCAACAAGCCGGTCGCGCGCAAGGACTTCAACGATCTGGTCTATCTGACCCAGGAGGAGAAGTACCAGGCGATCATCGCCGACATCAAGGAGTGCCAGGCTCAGGGCCGTCCGGTGCTGGTGGGTACCGCCACCATCGAAACCTCCGAATACGTCAGCCAGCTGCTGAACAGGGAAGGCATCGAGCACAAGGTGCTCAACGCCAAATTCCACGACAAGGAAGCCGAGATCATCGCTCAGGCCGGTCGTCCGGGGGCGCTGACCATCGCTACCAACATGGCCGGTCGTGGTACCGACATCCTTCTTGGCGGCAACTGGGAAGTGGAAGTCGCGGCGCTGGAGAACCCCACCGAAGAGCAGATCGCGCAGATCAAGGCCGAGTGGCAGAAGCGCCATCAGCAGGTGATCGAAGCCGGCGGCCTGCACGTGATCGCCTCCGAGCGCCACGAATCGCGCCGTATCGACAACCAGCTGCGTGGTCGTGCCGGCCGTCAGGGTGACCCGGGGTCCAGCCGCTTCTACCTGTCGCTGGAAGACAACCTGATGCGCATCTTCGCCTCCGACCGGGTGAAGAACTTCATGAAGGCCCTCGGCATGCAGTCCGGCGAGGCCATCGAGCACCGCATGGTGACCAACGCCATCGAGAAGGCCCAGCGCAAGGTCGAAGGCCGCAACTTCGACATGCGTAAGCAGCTGCTCGAATTCGACGACGTGGCCAACGAGCAGCGCAAGGTCATCTACCACATGCGCAACAGCCTGCTGGCGGCCGATAACGTCGGTGACACCATCGCCGAGTTCCGCGAGGAAGTACTGACCGCCGCCATCAACAACCACATTCCGCCGCAGTCGATGCCGGAACAGTGGGACGTCGCCGGCCTGGAAGCTACCCTGCAGAGCGACTTCGGCATCAAACTGCCGATCCAGCAGTGGCTGGACGAAGACGACAAGCTGTACGAGGAAACCCTGCGCGAGCGCATCCTCGCCGAGCTGCTGGCTGCGTACAACGAGAAGGAGACCCAGGCCAGCGCCGAAGCCCTGCGTACCTTCGAGAAGCAGATTCTGCTGCGCGTACTGGACGATTTGTGGAAAGACCATCTGTCGACCATGGATCACCTGCGCCACGGCATTCACCTGCGCGGCTACGCGCAGAAGAACCCCAAGCAGGAATACAAGCGCGAGTCCTTCGCCCTGTTCCAGGAACTGCTGGAGTCGATCAAGCGCGACACCATCCGCGTGCTCAGCCATGTTCAGGTGCGTCGAGAAGACCCGGCCGAAGAAGAGGCCCGCCTGCGTCGCGAAGCCGAAGCCATGGCCGAGCGCATGCAGTTCCAGCACGCTGACGCCTCTGCGCTAGCATCTGAAGAGAAGGATGGTGAACAAGGCGACGTTGCCGTGGCCACCGCGCCGGTGCGTGCCGAGGCCAAGGTTGGTCGCAACGAGCCCTGCCCATGCGGCTCGGGCAAGAAGTACAAACACTGCCACGGCCAGATCGGCTGA
- the ftsZ gene encoding cell division protein FtsZ, with product MFELVDNIPQSAVIKVIGVGGGGGNAVNHMAVSNIEGVEFICANTDAQALKNIGARTVLQLGPGVTKGLGAGANPEVGRQAALEDRERIAEVLQGTDMVFITTGMGGGTGTGAAPVIAEVAKELGILTVAVVTRPFPFEGKKRMVIADEGIRALAESVDSLITIPNEKLLTILGKDASLLSAFAKADDVLAGAVRGISDIIKRPGMINVDFADVKTVMSEMGMAMMGTGCASGPNRAREATEAAIRNPLLEDVNLQGARGILVNITAGPDLSLGEYSDVGNIIEQFASEQATVKVGTVIDADMRDELHVTVVATGLGARMEKPVKVVDNTVQVAVSQPVAQQPAAQPRSEQSVNYKDYERPTVQRQSHSGAATAAKLNTQDDLDYLDIPAFLRRQAD from the coding sequence ATGTTCGAACTAGTAGATAACATTCCACAAAGTGCGGTGATCAAGGTCATCGGTGTCGGCGGTGGCGGCGGTAACGCGGTCAACCACATGGCGGTCAGCAACATCGAAGGCGTCGAGTTCATCTGCGCCAACACCGATGCGCAGGCGCTGAAGAACATCGGTGCGCGCACCGTGCTGCAGCTCGGCCCGGGCGTGACCAAGGGCCTGGGTGCTGGCGCCAATCCGGAGGTCGGTCGTCAGGCCGCTCTGGAAGACCGCGAGCGCATCGCCGAAGTGCTGCAGGGCACCGACATGGTGTTCATCACCACCGGCATGGGCGGTGGCACCGGTACCGGCGCCGCTCCGGTGATCGCCGAGGTCGCCAAGGAGCTGGGCATCCTCACCGTGGCCGTGGTCACTCGTCCGTTCCCGTTCGAGGGCAAGAAGCGCATGGTCATTGCCGATGAAGGCATCCGCGCGCTGGCCGAGAGCGTCGACTCGCTGATCACCATCCCCAACGAAAAACTGCTGACCATCCTCGGCAAGGATGCCAGCCTGCTGTCCGCCTTCGCCAAGGCGGACGACGTGCTGGCCGGCGCCGTGCGCGGCATCTCCGACATCATCAAGCGTCCGGGGATGATCAACGTCGACTTCGCCGACGTTAAGACCGTGATGAGCGAAATGGGCATGGCGATGATGGGCACCGGCTGCGCCAGCGGTCCGAACCGTGCGCGTGAGGCTACCGAAGCGGCCATCCGCAACCCGCTGCTGGAAGACGTCAACCTGCAGGGCGCGCGCGGCATCCTGGTTAACATCACTGCCGGTCCCGACCTGTCGCTGGGCGAGTACTCCGACGTGGGTAACATCATCGAGCAGTTCGCTTCCGAGCAGGCCACCGTCAAGGTCGGCACCGTGATCGATGCCGACATGCGTGACGAACTGCACGTGACCGTGGTCGCCACCGGCCTCGGCGCGCGCATGGAAAAACCGGTCAAGGTGGTCGACAACACCGTGCAGGTTGCCGTCAGCCAGCCGGTTGCCCAGCAGCCTGCCGCGCAGCCGCGCAGCGAGCAGTCGGTCAACTACAAGGACTACGAGCGTCCGACCGTTCAGCGTCAGAGCCACAGCGGTGCGGCCACTGCAGCCAAGCTCAATACCCAGGATGATCTGGATTACCTGGATATTCCGGCCTTCCTGCGTCGCCAGGCTGATTGA
- a CDS encoding M23 family metallopeptidase — translation MHIILLNSRHGSAQTIHLNLRWLLLSVVLLLCMSLGAGAAMGAKWLTAEPVVDASLAEALDQQREQVGAVRQDAQRQLDAFAAHVAELQARLTRLDALGERLTELAELDAGEFDFSLSVGQGGAEDALGASAYAPPPFMNALDDLALRVESREQQLEVLEQLLGERRLSEAETLSGRPVLQGYVSSPFGRRVHPLTGRTSVHKGMDFAAKPGSDVVAVAAGVVTFSGKKNGYGNTVEISHADGYVTLYAHNQSNIVQIGDLVQRGQTIARVGRTGRSTGYHVHFEVSKDGRQVNPSLYIARASGVE, via the coding sequence ATGCATATCATTCTGCTTAATAGTCGCCACGGTTCGGCGCAAACGATCCATCTAAACCTGCGCTGGCTGCTGTTGTCGGTTGTTCTGTTGCTGTGCATGAGCCTTGGTGCTGGTGCCGCGATGGGGGCCAAGTGGCTGACCGCCGAGCCTGTGGTCGATGCCTCGCTGGCCGAAGCGCTCGATCAGCAGCGCGAGCAGGTCGGCGCCGTGCGTCAGGACGCTCAGCGCCAGCTCGACGCCTTCGCCGCGCATGTTGCCGAGTTGCAGGCGCGTCTGACCCGGCTCGATGCGCTGGGTGAGCGCCTCACGGAGCTGGCGGAGCTGGATGCCGGCGAGTTCGACTTCTCCCTCAGTGTCGGTCAGGGTGGCGCGGAAGATGCTCTGGGCGCTTCGGCCTATGCCCCGCCACCTTTCATGAATGCGCTGGACGACCTGGCGCTGCGTGTCGAAAGCCGTGAGCAGCAGCTGGAGGTGCTGGAGCAACTGCTTGGCGAGCGTCGCCTGAGCGAAGCTGAAACCCTCTCCGGTCGCCCTGTCTTGCAGGGATATGTGTCCTCGCCATTCGGGCGCCGCGTGCATCCGCTGACCGGCCGTACCAGTGTGCACAAAGGGATGGACTTCGCAGCCAAGCCGGGCAGTGATGTGGTCGCCGTGGCGGCCGGGGTGGTGACTTTCTCCGGCAAGAAGAACGGTTACGGCAATACCGTGGAAATCAGTCACGCCGATGGCTACGTCACGCTGTACGCGCACAACCAGAGCAACATCGTGCAGATCGGTGATCTGGTGCAGCGTGGCCAGACCATCGCCAGGGTCGGCCGCACGGGGCGCTCCACGGGTTATCACGTGCATTTCGAAGTCAGCAAGGATGGCCGGCAGGTCAACCCGTCGCTGTACATCGCACGTGCCAGTGGCGTCGAATGA
- the lpxC gene encoding UDP-3-O-acyl-N-acetylglucosamine deacetylase: MIRQRTLKNIIRATGVGLHSGEKVYLTLKPAPVDTGIVFRRTDLDPIVEIRALAGNVGETTMSTTLINGDVKVDTVEHLLSAMAGLGIDNAYVELSASEVPIMDGSAGPFVFLIQSAGLQEQEAPKKFIRILREVTVEEGDKRATFVPFDGFKVSFEIDFDHPVFRNRTQSASVDFSSTSFVKEVSRARTFGFMRDIEFLRSQNLALGGSVENAIVVDENRVLNEDGLRYEDEFVKHKILDAIGDLYLLGYSLIGEFKGFKSGHALNNRLLRTLIEQTDAWEMVTFEDAKLAPISYMRPVAAV; this comes from the coding sequence ATGATCAGACAACGCACCCTGAAGAACATCATCCGTGCCACCGGCGTTGGCCTGCATTCGGGGGAAAAGGTTTACCTGACCCTGAAGCCGGCTCCGGTGGATACCGGTATCGTGTTTCGTCGTACCGATCTCGACCCGATCGTGGAAATCCGCGCATTGGCCGGGAATGTCGGTGAAACCACCATGTCGACCACGTTGATCAATGGTGATGTCAAGGTGGATACGGTAGAGCATCTGCTTTCGGCCATGGCAGGCCTGGGCATCGATAACGCCTACGTCGAGCTCTCCGCGTCCGAAGTGCCGATCATGGATGGCAGCGCTGGTCCCTTCGTATTCCTGATTCAATCCGCTGGCCTGCAGGAGCAGGAAGCGCCGAAGAAGTTCATCCGCATCCTGCGTGAGGTGACTGTGGAGGAGGGCGACAAGCGCGCCACCTTCGTGCCTTTCGACGGCTTCAAGGTGAGCTTCGAGATCGACTTCGATCACCCCGTGTTCCGCAATCGTACGCAGAGCGCCAGCGTGGATTTCTCCAGCACGTCTTTCGTCAAGGAAGTCAGCCGGGCCCGCACCTTCGGCTTCATGCGTGACATCGAGTTCCTGCGTTCGCAGAACCTGGCACTCGGTGGCAGTGTGGAAAACGCCATCGTGGTCGACGAGAACCGCGTGCTCAATGAAGACGGCCTGCGTTACGAGGACGAATTCGTCAAACACAAGATTCTAGATGCTATCGGCGACCTGTACCTGCTGGGCTACAGCCTGATCGGCGAGTTCAAGGGCTTCAAGTCTGGTCACGCGCTCAACAATCGTTTGTTGCGCACGCTGATCGAGCAGACCGATGCCTGGGAAATGGTGACCTTCGAGGACGCCAAACTTGCGCCGATCTCTTACATGCGCCCGGTTGCGGCCGTGTAA
- a CDS encoding glutathione S-transferase family protein, translated as MALQLVIGDKNYSSWSLRAALAVDLAGADCEELQVRLYQPDSRTQLLRYSPTGKVPVLLTEQGPVWDSLAIAEYLAECYPEAQLWPQDRHARALARSVCAEMHSGFSALRNHLPMDLARDEALAAMPDEAQADIDRICAIWADCRERYAGTGNYLFGQAGIADAFYAPVAARLRSYHVALPTAAAAYVETIYRWPAFQRWYQAALQEVKG; from the coding sequence ATGGCCCTGCAACTGGTGATTGGCGACAAGAACTATTCCTCCTGGTCTCTGCGTGCGGCGCTGGCGGTCGATCTGGCCGGTGCCGACTGTGAAGAACTGCAGGTACGTCTGTATCAGCCGGACAGCCGCACACAGCTGTTGCGCTATTCCCCCACCGGCAAGGTGCCGGTGCTGCTGACCGAGCAGGGGCCGGTGTGGGATTCGCTGGCGATCGCCGAGTATCTGGCCGAGTGCTACCCGGAGGCGCAGCTGTGGCCGCAGGATCGTCACGCCCGCGCGCTGGCGCGCAGTGTCTGTGCGGAAATGCACAGCGGCTTCAGCGCGCTGCGCAACCATCTGCCCATGGATCTGGCGCGCGACGAGGCGCTGGCTGCGATGCCTGACGAGGCGCAGGCCGATATCGACCGTATCTGCGCAATCTGGGCCGACTGCCGCGAGCGTTACGCCGGCACCGGCAATTACCTGTTCGGCCAGGCCGGCATCGCTGATGCCTTCTACGCGCCGGTCGCCGCGCGCCTGCGCAGTTACCATGTGGCATTGCCGACGGCGGCTGCGGCCTATGTCGAAACCATCTATCGCTGGCCGGCGTTTCAGCGCTGGTATCAGGCGGCATTACAGGAGGTGAAGGGTTGA
- a CDS encoding cob(I)yrinic acid a,c-diamide adenosyltransferase, with translation MGFRLSKIYTRTGDKGETGLADGRRVGKDHPRIEAIGELDTLNSQLGLLLADLQEAAATCPGLREIGEVLSPCQHRLFDLGGELAMPEYQALQPVEVERLETAIDRWNEEVGPLENFILPGGSRLIAQAHVCRSFARSAERRCQHLNVVEPLRAEGLAYLNRLSDLLFVAARLIARRQGIAEVLWQAADKP, from the coding sequence ATGGGCTTTCGCCTTTCGAAGATCTACACCCGCACCGGCGACAAGGGGGAAACCGGCCTGGCCGATGGCCGCCGAGTCGGCAAGGACCATCCGCGTATCGAAGCCATCGGCGAGCTGGATACGCTCAACAGCCAGCTCGGCCTGCTGCTCGCCGACCTGCAGGAGGCTGCCGCCACCTGCCCGGGACTCAGGGAGATCGGCGAAGTGCTGAGCCCTTGCCAACATCGCCTGTTCGACCTCGGCGGCGAACTGGCGATGCCCGAGTACCAAGCCCTGCAACCGGTTGAAGTGGAACGCCTCGAGACCGCCATCGACCGCTGGAACGAAGAGGTCGGGCCGCTGGAGAACTTCATCCTGCCCGGCGGCTCGCGATTGATCGCCCAGGCCCACGTCTGCCGCAGCTTCGCGCGCAGCGCCGAGCGTCGCTGTCAGCACCTCAATGTCGTGGAACCGCTACGCGCCGAGGGCCTGGCTTACCTCAACCGGCTCTCCGACCTGCTGTTCGTCGCCGCTCGCCTGATCGCCAGGCGTCAGGGCATCGCCGAAGTGCTGTGGCAGGCTGCCGACAAACCCTAG
- the argJ gene encoding bifunctional glutamate N-acetyltransferase/amino-acid acetyltransferase ArgJ, which translates to MAVGLGPLSTLHPVPGFELGIASAGIKRPGRKDVVVMRCAEGSRIAGVTTTNAFCAAPVLITRERLGGEVRYLLTNTGNANAGTGADGLARARRACARLAELAGVAESAVLPFSTGVIGEPLPVEKIESALQAALDDLKADNWEAAATGIMTTDTLPKGASRQFQHDGVTITVTGISKGAGMIRPNMATMLGYIATDAKVAQGVLQDLVRDAANKSFNRITIDGDTSTNDCCMLIATGQAALPEISEASGELFAKLRQAVFEVFMEVAQAIVRDGEGATKFVTVQVNGGGTHQECLDVAYAVAHSPLIKTALFASDPNWGRILAAVGYAGVPQLDVGKIDVFLGEVCIASKGCRAASYTEEQGAAVMAREEITIRIELGRGSCSETIWTTDLSHEYVKINAEYRT; encoded by the coding sequence ATGGCTGTTGGTCTTGGCCCGCTGTCTACCCTGCACCCGGTTCCTGGTTTCGAGCTGGGCATCGCCTCGGCCGGCATCAAGCGTCCCGGGCGCAAGGATGTGGTGGTGATGCGCTGCGCGGAAGGCTCGCGTATTGCCGGTGTGACCACCACCAATGCGTTCTGCGCCGCCCCCGTGCTGATCACCCGCGAACGTCTCGGCGGCGAGGTGCGCTACCTGCTGACCAATACCGGCAATGCCAACGCCGGTACCGGGGCCGATGGTCTGGCGCGTGCGCGTCGCGCCTGTGCACGCCTGGCCGAGCTGGCCGGTGTTGCCGAAAGCGCGGTGCTGCCATTTTCCACCGGGGTGATCGGCGAACCGCTGCCGGTCGAGAAGATCGAGTCCGCCTTGCAGGCCGCGCTGGATGACCTCAAGGCTGACAACTGGGAAGCGGCCGCCACCGGCATCATGACCACCGATACCCTGCCCAAGGGCGCCAGCCGCCAGTTCCAGCACGACGGTGTGACCATCACCGTCACCGGCATCTCCAAGGGTGCCGGCATGATCCGCCCGAACATGGCCACCATGCTTGGCTATATCGCTACCGACGCCAAGGTCGCCCAGGGCGTGCTGCAGGATCTGGTGCGCGACGCGGCGAACAAATCGTTCAACCGCATCACCATCGACGGCGATACCTCGACCAATGACTGCTGCATGCTGATCGCTACCGGCCAGGCTGCACTGCCTGAGATCAGCGAGGCCTCCGGCGAGCTGTTCGCCAAGCTCAGGCAGGCGGTATTCGAGGTGTTCATGGAGGTGGCGCAGGCCATCGTTCGTGACGGCGAAGGGGCCACCAAGTTCGTTACCGTGCAGGTCAACGGTGGAGGTACCCATCAGGAGTGTCTGGATGTGGCGTATGCCGTGGCCCATTCACCGCTGATCAAGACCGCGCTGTTCGCCTCCGACCCGAACTGGGGGCGGATCCTGGCAGCCGTCGGCTATGCCGGTGTGCCGCAACTGGATGTGGGCAAGATCGACGTGTTCCTCGGCGAGGTCTGCATTGCCAGCAAGGGCTGCCGTGCGGCCTCCTACACCGAAGAGCAGGGCGCGGCGGTGATGGCCCGCGAGGAGATCACCATCCGTATCGAGCTGGGTCGCGGCAGCTGCAGCGAGACCATCTGGACCACCGACCTGTCCCACGAATACGTGAAGATCAACGCCGAATACCGCACCTGA